TCCTCAGGTTTGGTGTCCTCATGAACAAGTGCCTGAATGGTCTTTGACCGATCGGAGGTGCTGATGCCAGTGGTGGTACCATGTCCGATCAGGTCCACTGATACGGTGAAGGGGGTTTCATGCACCGCTGTGTTCTTACCTACCATTAGGTCCAAACCTAGTTCTTCACATCGCTTTTCCAGCAAAGGCACACAGATCAATCCTCGTCCCTCTTTGGACATGAAGTTGATAATTTCGGGGGTAACCTTCTCTGCGGCACAGATGAAATCGCCTTCATTTTCACGATCTTCATCATCCACCACGATGATAATTTCGCCATTCCTGATGGCTTCTATTGCTTCTTTTATTGGGTCAAGAAGTTGCGCTCTACTCATTCCTATTTATTTTCAGTCTATCTTAATACAAGTTATTTTACTGTGACGTTCCCCAGAAATTCCGCCAGGCTCATTTCTATTTTTTTAAGCCCGTTGATTTCATCCAGCAGGATATCAATGTCATCTTCATTCGTCGTTTCCTTTAGCTTTCTGTTTTCCTCCTCTATCAGGTGCTGCACAATTCTAAACTTCAGCCTCAGGATATTAGAATAGGTAACATCCTTCAATTGTTCCTCCTCTTTTGGAATATATATCTGAAATTTCTTCTCCCAGTTCTCGCTCACCTCATGCTTTGAGGTCATCAGGTTGACCACCTCCCGCTTGATCTCTTCAGAGCCGTGCTGTATGAGGTAATCCCCATCAATGATCACTCCCTCCAGAAGCTTCTCCTTGAAAATATCAAGGATGCTTTTGTACACCGGATTGGTAAACTGTATTTCCTCAATCTCTGAAAGAAAGTATGAGATCAGGTCCTCATCCACCAGCTCGTGATTGGTGATATGACTCTTTCCATAATTCACCAAAACCCGGATACTCTCTTTCTCCTGAAGCTCTATGACCTTCATGATATCGAGCTCCTCCGGCTCTTCTGGTTGGGCCACCAGCAGGTCTTGTGGAGTCAGATTTTCACCAGGCTGATAGCCGGCTTTGCCCTTGTCCCTGTTTTGCTGGATAAGGATCTTATTTTGCTCGGCCACCAATACTGCCTCCGAAATACCTAGCAAATCACTGCATTCCTTCAGGTAGACCGTCCGTTTCACCGGGTCGTCTATCTTGGTGATGGATCTTACAATGTCTTTGATCAACCCGGCTTTTTTAACCGGATCATCTTTGGCATCTGCCAAAAACAGTTTTGTTTTGAAGCGAATAATATCTTGAGATTCACTTTCAATGTAGTGACTAAAAGCACTGGTACCCAACTGCTTGGCATAGCTGTCCGGATCTTCTCCTTCAGGTAGTGCAACCGCCCGCACGTTGAGCCCACCCTCCAGCAACATATCAATCCCTCTGATGGAAGCTTTGATCCCTGCGGCATCACCATCGAAGATCACGGTCACGTTTTCTGTGTATCGTTTCAGGAGTTTGATCTGCTCCTCAGTGAGGGCTGTACCTGAGGAAGACACTACATTTTTGATGCCCGTCTGGTGCATGGAAATGACATCCGTATAGCCTTCTACCAGGTAAACGTTATCTTCTTTTCGGATGTCCTGCTTAGCCTGAAACAGACCATAGAGAATCCGGCTTTTATTGTAGAGCTCTGTCTCCGGAGAGTTGATGTACTTGGGCTGTTTCTTATCCTTGCCCAGCATTCGGGCACCGAATGCCACCACTTTGCCGGACACATTGTGAATGGGGAAAATGACCCGATTTCTAAACCTGTCATAAACCTTTCCCTCCTCCTTCACCACAATAAGACCGGCCTCTTCAAGCAGCTCCTGGCGGTATCCTTTTGCCGTAGCAGCTTTCAGCAAGTGATCCCACTCACTGAGGGTATAGCCCAGTTCAAAATCCTTAATGGATTCATCTGTAAATCCCCGCTCTTTGAAGTAGCTAAGGCCTATCGATTTGCCTTCCTCACTCTCCCACAATAGTTCCTGAAAGGATTCCTTGGCGAAATTGAGTAGGATATAAAGACTGTCTCTCTTGTTTTGAGCCTCCTGGGCTTCGTCGCTCTGCTCCTCCTCTATGATTTCTACACCGTACTTCTTAGCGAGGTATTTCAGTGCTTCCAGGTATGAAAGACCATCCACTTCCATGACAAAGGTGATACAATCCCCGCCTTTGCCACTGCTAAAATCTTTGAAAATACCTTTGGAGGGCACCACATAAAAAGATGCTGTCTTCTCATTGGTGAATGGACTCAGGGCCTTGTAACTGCTTCCTGATCGCTTCAGGGTAAGGTAATCACCCACCACGTCCACGATATCCATGCGGTTTTTTATCTCATCGATGGTAGCTGGACTGATCATAGGTTAATCTTCGCAGTATCAGAGTGATTTTTCAAAGCACAAATCTAAGGCTTTACTCTGAAACGAAACGGCCTATTCCGCAGGGCTTATTCAGAACAGAAAGACAATTCTGAATCACAGGATCGCTTCCCCTCATGATAGATGATGTGAGTTTGACGATGGCGAGCGTCCAGCACATCGTTCTCCAGAAAATCATCAATTATTGATATGTACCCATCCTGTATGGGCTTGCCCGCCCACTCATGTCCACCACCACAATCTGTCATGAGATAATACTGCTGGTCAAGCGAACGCAAGCGTTCGGCCAGGGTATACGAACCCGAAAGCATCATAAATCCGGTCTGTTCTGCATCACAATAGTGGTGTGGTGCATTGGCGTAAGGCACCAGATTGTCACAGGTACCATGAAAAAAAGCCGTGGGAATGGCGTTCTCTTTAGTGATCCACCGGGCATCCAAAAGCGCACCGGCCATACTGATCACGCCACCATACTTAAAATTGGATGGTAGGATGCCAGCCATGGTTTCATTCCAATAGGTCGCGTGGATTGCTGCTTCTGCTCCGGCACTGCTCCCAATAATCACGACTCTGGAGGCATCGATACCCAATTCCTCTTTGCGGTCAATCAGATAAGCCACTGCCTGGTGGATGTTTCGTGCCGCCTCAAATATGGTGCTGATTTTATTCTGCACGGGCTGATCGCAGCTGAAGGACTTGCCTTTCATGGTGAGGTGATAAGAAATAGTGGCCGTAACCCAACCCTTTGAAGCATAGCGCTCACAAAAAGCCAGGTGACCTGACTCATCGCGCTTTCCTCCCGAGAACCCACCACCGTGCACGTAGATCAGCAAAGGGCGAGGCGCTGCTACATCCTTTGGCGTATACAGATCCATGCCAAGCGTGTCTTCATAAACGACCGTATTCCTTTCGAATGACTGTGCCTCGAGAAAACAAACCGTCATAAGCAGAAAGGATGCAAGAAAATATTTCATAGGTCAATAGGTATCTCTGTATATGTGGTCAAATCGTCGTCCATGATCAGGCTTCAGCGGCATGGATTCACCACCGGTTTCAGACAACCAGGCAAAAAGTGCCGATCTCAACTCCTCAGCCACTTTTCTGTAATCATCATTCCTGATCAGATTATTCATTTCATTCGGATCATTTTCAATATCGTATAATTCGTTGATATCCCAAACTCCGTGGTAACGAATAAACTTATACTTTGACGTGCGAACGGCATGAACCGTAGGCGTCTGAGGAAAAGGGCGCTCCCAAAAGTATTCATAG
This Marinoscillum sp. 108 DNA region includes the following protein-coding sequences:
- a CDS encoding alpha/beta hydrolase codes for the protein MKYFLASFLLMTVCFLEAQSFERNTVVYEDTLGMDLYTPKDVAAPRPLLIYVHGGGFSGGKRDESGHLAFCERYASKGWVTATISYHLTMKGKSFSCDQPVQNKISTIFEAARNIHQAVAYLIDRKEELGIDASRVVIIGSSAGAEAAIHATYWNETMAGILPSNFKYGGVISMAGALLDARWITKENAIPTAFFHGTCDNLVPYANAPHHYCDAEQTGFMMLSGSYTLAERLRSLDQQYYLMTDCGGGHEWAGKPIQDGYISIIDDFLENDVLDARHRQTHIIYHEGKRSCDSELSFCSE
- the dnaG gene encoding DNA primase; translated protein: MISPATIDEIKNRMDIVDVVGDYLTLKRSGSSYKALSPFTNEKTASFYVVPSKGIFKDFSSGKGGDCITFVMEVDGLSYLEALKYLAKKYGVEIIEEEQSDEAQEAQNKRDSLYILLNFAKESFQELLWESEEGKSIGLSYFKERGFTDESIKDFELGYTLSEWDHLLKAATAKGYRQELLEEAGLIVVKEEGKVYDRFRNRVIFPIHNVSGKVVAFGARMLGKDKKQPKYINSPETELYNKSRILYGLFQAKQDIRKEDNVYLVEGYTDVISMHQTGIKNVVSSSGTALTEEQIKLLKRYTENVTVIFDGDAAGIKASIRGIDMLLEGGLNVRAVALPEGEDPDSYAKQLGTSAFSHYIESESQDIIRFKTKLFLADAKDDPVKKAGLIKDIVRSITKIDDPVKRTVYLKECSDLLGISEAVLVAEQNKILIQQNRDKGKAGYQPGENLTPQDLLVAQPEEPEELDIMKVIELQEKESIRVLVNYGKSHITNHELVDEDLISYFLSEIEEIQFTNPVYKSILDIFKEKLLEGVIIDGDYLIQHGSEEIKREVVNLMTSKHEVSENWEKKFQIYIPKEEEQLKDVTYSNILRLKFRIVQHLIEEENRKLKETTNEDDIDILLDEINGLKKIEMSLAEFLGNVTVK